A DNA window from Zingiber officinale cultivar Zhangliang chromosome 3A, Zo_v1.1, whole genome shotgun sequence contains the following coding sequences:
- the LOC122053043 gene encoding uncharacterized protein LOC122053043, protein MESTQWRKGQSPGSANRGGGKICRRCGWVYPNAHPGKKHRQAHQKRCRATASMPADDAGNVAAGVVDVSVGPCELLTEENHGGKCGEEVMGVSVPEGEEGEDVRDMSPSGGDDEEMVKNTILEIAFVENSHKYALDHGDMVQSPNEEPIETQAESSICLQSHSVPSGAHVVYASEDSNFVFYSTSTDGSLLAAPEEMDCATAQSILDTPIRVTPYDFSLTVDRASPVNVQVANLVHEVTANAVESKLYNYQDMKSDVAKEVSEAQPSCKDGAFTSETNTNGLFDVSVHSSGDIHQAEKPVNSLLIMNKFEDSHTLPLASTSCLVEASDVNPDSLEDHGSSCSDGLCSLENNACESFNISAHFSGCDNQNSNASLDGSEPEDCHSSAAVSKAVLVVLEPGYLEAFAEEPDLTKPCGNAEVGKNIDKNVNDSPSFISADEEFSFHRETFDGNKTNEINNDHNYKNVNSRIQLTNELEHEVAVAIVNFQGPKEEMDQLQRDNRVTSVELSVDQARDINRTSDSCETDCSAIEKEADKLESLSKGLDAYEYSEANLTNADSGMRRFNVSSVINIESQIDRQAKTPIDHNFMNKEKMHEMGQEGSYSMDPRSCSQSLSYPFIPMPPHGDESEKTDLLNRNGAISLKQHYISSSEIFEQSGAGNQTIDHSDRKAETFVLQAIAERSVGGDGISSSYSHSVSDCNSDQQRTQEILEERFEQPSSCDKTIDHPDGKALITVFEATSESAIHDQHSYGLDVHTGGTNNVETILLSQLKQDVHDIAKIELLNSDKNNPDSLFVANTDVHIASGGKENTCCSMYKEESNARQCSEVCLFPEGGESITTEPEKMSTIVHSLAGKPSLDPHAKINHHIEVTSNNFDQPSKEENVHIECMEQTQSSGGKLDDTVEPMEEADSSNKKTLDSVKENIETCSIRALRSLMPEGAIPSMGYVIEAESNLDVAASPPTNSLTAKELLSDLTAADAFQGNVDIFDMLEISLTTLVESGRRSVTMENATVEILKQEFAKRNSIDENTDNLLDLNFGQPQAILKNLLAEAHVERKQKFASGRDDTAVLSSKRISWHTENDEHALEPATLKTVSERSNEFLGNRAYHKEWNSPARLPVTKHNKKKVKRRQTWIPFICCSSIH, encoded by the exons ATGGAGAGCACGCAGTGGCGGAAGGGGCAGTCTCCAG gGAGTGCGAACCGTGGAGGCGGCAAGATTTGTCGCCGTTGCGGGTGGGTGTACCCGAACGCGCACCCTGGCAAGAAGCACCGGCAGGCTCACCAGAAGCGATGCCGCGCCACAGCTTCCATGCCGGCGGATGACGCCGGTAATGTCGCTGCTGGAGTGGTGGATGTGAGCGTGGGGCCTTGTGAGCTGCTTACGGAGGAGAATCATGGTGGAAAATGTG GAGAGGAGGTGATGGGGGTATCAGTGCCCGAgggggaagaaggagaagatgtGAGAGACATGAGTCCATCCGGTGGAGACGATGAAGAAATGGTCAAAAATACGATTTTGGAGATTGCATTTGTGG AAAATTCTCATAAGTATGCTCTAGATCATGGCGATATGGTTCAGAGTCCTAATGAGGAACCAATTGAAACTCAAGCTGAGAGTTCAATATGCTTACAAAGTCATTCAGTGCCATCTGGGGCTCATGTGGTTTATGCTTCTGAAGATTCAAACTTTGTTTTTTATTCCACTTCAACTGATGGATCTTTACTGGCAGCTCCAGAGGAAATGGATTGTGCTACAGCTCAAAGCATACTGGATACTCCAATTAGAGTAACACCTTATGATTTCAGTTTGACTGTAGATCGTGCTAGTCCAGTGAATGTGCAGGTAGCCAATTTGGTTCATGAAGTGACTGCAAATGCAGTAGAATCTAAGTTATACAATTATCAAGATATGAAAAGTGATGTTGCTAAAGAAGTGTCTGAAGCTCAACCATCTTGCAAGGATGGAGCATTCACTTCAGAAACTAATACCAATGGGCTTTTTGATGTTTCTGTTCATTCCTCTGGAGATATTCATCAAGCTGAGAAGCCTGTTAATTCTCTTCTAATTATGAATAAGTTTGAGGACTCGCATACTTTACCATTGGCATCAACCTCATGTTTGGTGGAAGCGTCTGATGTCAATCCTGATTCTCTTGAAGACCATGGGTCTTCTTGCAGTGATGGATTGTGCTCGTTGGAAAATAATGCTTGTGAATCTTTTAATATTTCGGCTCATTTCTCTGGTTGTGACAACCAAAACAGCAATGCTTCACTAGATGGAAGTGAGCCTGAAGATTGTCATTCATCAGCAGCGGTGTCAAAGGCAGTTTTGGTGGTATTGGAGCCTGGGTATCTTGAAGCCTTTGCAGAAGAGCCTGATCTTACTAAACCTTGTGGCAATGCTGAAGTAGGGAAAAACATTGATAAAAATGTGAATGACAGTCCATCATTCATTTCAGCAGATGAAGAATTTTCCTTTCACAGAGAAACATTTGATGGAAATAAAACCAATGAGATAAATAACGATCATAACTATAAGAATGTGAACAGTAGAATCCAGTTGACCAATGAACTTGAGCATGAGGTGGCTGTGGCAATAGTAAATTTTCAAGGtcccaaagaagaaatggatcaACTTCAGAGAGATAACCGAGTCACAAGTGTAGAGCTATCAgtagatcaagcaagggatataaATCGAACTTCTGATTCATGTGAAACTGATTGCTCAGCAATTGAGAAAGAAGCAGATAAACTAGAATCACTTTCCAAAGGCCTGGATGCTTATGAATATAGTGAAGCTAATTTAACAAATGCAGATTCAGGCATGCGTCGATTTAATGTGAGTTCTGTAATAAATATTGAAAGTCAAATTGATAGACAAGCCAAAACACCAATCGACCACAATTTTATGAACAAGGAGAAGATGCATGAAATGGGACAAGAAGGAAGTTATTCTATGGACCCAAGATCTTGTTCTCAGTCTCTTTCTTATCCCTTTATACCGATGCCTCCACATGGAGATGAATCTGAGAAGACAGATCTTCTAAACAGAAATGGTGCCATAAGTTTAAAACAACATTATATTAGTTCCAGTGAAATATTTGAACAATCTGGGGCAGGCAATCAAACAATTGATCATTCTGATAGAAAGGCAGAAACTTTTGTTCTTCAAGCTATTGCAGAACGTAGTGTTGGTGGTGATGGTATCAGTTCCAGTTACTCGCACAGTGTTTCTGATTGCAACTCAGATCAACAACGTACACAAGAAATTCTTGAGGAAAGATTCGAACAACCATCTTCTTGTGACAAAACCATTGATCATCCTGATGGAAAGGCATTAATTACTGTCTTTGAAGCTACATCAGAGAGTGCTATTCATGATCAACATTCTTATGGATTGGATGTCCATACAGGCGGGACAAACAATGTGGAGACCATCCTTTTATCTCAGCTGAAGCAGGATGTTCATGATATTGCAAAAATTGAACTTTTGAACAGTGACAAAAACAATCCGGATAGTCTATTTGTTGCAAATACAGATGTTCATATTGCTTCTGGTGGAAAAGAAAATACTTGCTGCAGTATGTATAAGGAAGAATCAAATGCCAGACAGTGCAGTGAAGTATGTTTGTTCCCTGAAGGTGGAGAAAGCATTACAACTGAACCTGAGAAAATGTCTACTATCGTTCATTCTTTGGCTGGGAAGCCTTCCTTGGATCCCCACGCAAAAATTAATCATCATATTGAAGTTACTTCCAACAACTTCGATCAGCCTTCAAAGGAGGAAAACGTTCATATTGAATGTATGGAACAAACTCAGTCATCTGGTGGAAAATTGGATGACACGGTGGAACCTATGGAAGAGGCTGACTCATCTAACAAGAAAACACTTGATTCGGTCAAGGAGAACATTGAAACATGCAGCATTCGTGCGTTAAGGAGCTTGATGCCAG AGGGAGCAATTCCATCCATGGGGTATGTAATCGAAGCAGAATCCAATCTTGATGTGGCAGCTTCACCACCTACCAATTCCCTGACAGCGAAGGAGCTACTATCTGATTTAACAGCGGCCGATGCTTTTCAAGGCAATGTTGATATCTTTGACATGTTGGAGATATCTTTGACTACACTGGTTGAATCTGGCCGACGATCAGTTACTATGGAGAATGCAACAGTTGAAATCCTCAAACAAGAATTTGCAAAAAGAAACAGTATCGACGAAAACACTGACAATTTGCTAGACCTGAACTTCGGGCAACCACAAGCTATATTGAAGAATCTCCTAGCCGAAGCACACGTCGAAAGAAAACAGAAATTTGCCAGCGGCCGAGACGACACTGCAGTTTTGAGCTCCAAAAGAATAAGTTGGCATACCGAGAATGATGAGCATGCTCTAGAACCTGCAACACTCAAAACAGTTTCTGAAAGATCGAATGAGTTCTTGGGCAATCGAGCATATCACAAGGAATGGAACTCACCTGCGAGATTACCCGTCACCAAACACAACAAGAAGAAAGTAAAGCGGAGGCAAACCTGGATACCATTCATTTGTTGTTCATCCATCCACTGA
- the LOC122054193 gene encoding peptidyl-prolyl cis-trans isomerase FKBP15-1-like, with product MARLHLYVALTVASLVLASAQKSGDVTELQIGVKYKPKSCTIQAHKGDVIKVHYRGSLTNGEVFDSTFERDPIEFELGSGQVIKGWDQGLLGMCVGEKRKLKIPAKLAYGAEGSPPKIPGGATLLFDTELVAVNGKPSDAESEL from the exons ATGGCGAGGCTTCACCTCTATGTTGCGTTAACCGTTGCTTCATTAGTGCTCG CTTCTGCTCAGAAATCGGGCGACGTGACGGAACTCCAGATCGGAGTTAAG TACAAACCAAAGTCTTGCACCATTCAAGCTCACAAAGGTGACGTAATTAAAGTTCACTATCGA GGTTCACTTACAAATGGAGAAGTATTTGATTCCACTTTTGAAAGAGACCCAATTGAATTTGAACTTGGCAGTGGTCAGGTGATCAAAG GATGGGATCAAGGGCTCTTGGGCATGTGTGTTGGCGAAAAGCGAAAACTGAAAATTCCCGCAAAACTTGCTTATGGTGCCGAAGGATCACCTCCAAAGATCCCAG GTGGAGCCACCCTACTCTTTGACACTGAGCTAGTCGCGGTCAACGGGAAGCCATCTGATGCAGAGAGCGAGCTGTAG
- the LOC122050825 gene encoding transcription factor IBH1-like: MVALRFLRALSLVRRSGLGACSPSYRARGIRRAAYACMAASAGPRRAWSRALLRKIRRRPGRGLRRPRAVIWRHRPVGGGDRLEVALRRLVPGGGCMEYCRLLEEAADYVKCLAMQVRLMQTIVDSASHV, translated from the coding sequence ATGGTGGCTTTGCGCTTCCTCCGCGCCCTCTCCCTCGTCCGCCGCTCCGGCCTGGGGGCCTGCTCGCCCTCCTACCGAGCACGCGGAATCCGACGCGCCGCCTACGCCTGCATGGCCGCCTCCGCCGGGCCCCGCCGGGCGTGGAGTCGCGCCTTGCTACGTAAAATCCGACGACGTCCCGGCCGAGGTCTTCGGAGGCCGAGGGCTGTGATTTGGAGACACAGGCCCGTCGGCGGTGGCGATCGGTTGGAGGTGGCGCTCCGGCGGTTGGTGCCCGGAGGAGGCTGCATGGAGTACTGCAGGTTGCTGGAAGAGGCTGCTGACTACGTGAAGTGCCTGGCCATGCAGGTAAGGCTCATGCAGACCATTGTGGATTCTGCGTCTCATGTTTAA
- the LOC122050826 gene encoding regulatory protein viviparous-1-like: MDDIECKSCMQSDDHEEEKVATMVDDHVVDRDQDQDQAVLGDPDEIMLDVYGDDLIFSEDAFSAMPCFPCISSPSPSSGAGSTTLHAAAAASSSSSPSSSADSWAFLQVADGVGVGLDDVGHPQPEEAAVATSSSVVEHERSGGGDDFHIDEEDIDLFDLSIDVDDPLWDPSSLLPADGAEATRGRDEGGVLLPEQQEQGSCNNNSEQEPARIFFDWLKNNRDAISPEDLRSIKLKRSTIECAAKRLGRTQQGRTQLLRLILTWVQNNHLQRKRPIVYNPHPNQQIDGGGAYGGASWIPGAANPQRAFLAAVGDGDEMSYPSAYRHCSTAPNGSVVVNSQPFSPAIDFLDVTAAGPWPALPPQFASFPSVVPPQYSGGFANHFRPMYHPGTGQRLGGVGVGSSATKEARKKRMARQRRFSHRNHHNNHQQLVGGGNQEDTGSTHSINGRNWTFHETPPPAAQLQQKSSDQHDQKRRGWKGEKNLKFLLQKVLKQSDVGSLGRIVLPKKEAETHLPELDARDGISIPMEDIGTSQVWNMRYRFWPNNKSRMYLLENTENSGDFVRSNGLQEGDFIVIYSDVKCGKYMIRGVKVRQPAEPRSLSSRNAAKLRQRRNGLEKMSGECSIHEEADENDEEDA, from the exons ATGGACGACATTGAATGCAAGAGCTGCATGCAGAGCGACGATCATGAGGAGGAAAAAGTAGCAACCATGGTGGATGATCATGTAGTAGATCGGGATCAGGATCAGGATCAGGCCGTTCTGGGAGACCCCGACGAGATCATGCTCGATGTCTACGGCGACGATCTAATCTTCTCCGAGGACGCCTTCTCTGCTATGCCTTGCTTCCCGTGCATTTCCTCCCCCTCTCCTTCCTCCGGCGCCGGTTCCACCACCCTGCATGcagccgccgccgcctcctcctcctcctccccctcTTCCTCCGCCGACTCGTGGGCCTTCTTGCAGGTCGCCGATGGCGTAGGCGTCGGCTTGGACGACGTGGGCCATCCGCAGCCCGAGGAAGCCGCCGTGGCGACTTCATCCTCGGTGGTCGAACACGAACGATCCGGCGGAGGCGACGACTTCCACATAGACGAGGAGGACATAGATCTCTTCGACCTGTCCATCGACGTGGACGACCCCTTGTGGGATCCCTCCTCTCTTCTCCCAGCCGACGGGGCGGAGGCGACGCGTGGACGAGATGAAGGAGGAGTACTGTTGCCGGAGCAGCAGGAACAGGGTAGCTGTAATAATAACTCAGAGCAAGAGCCGGCGAGGATATTCTTTGACTGGTTGAAGAACAACAGGGACGCCATCTCGCCGGAGGACCTCCGCAGCATAAAGCTCAAGCGCTCCACCATTGAGTGCGCCGCCAAGCGGCTCGGCCGGACTCAGCAGGGCCGCACCCAGCTTCTCCGCCTCATACTCACTTGGGTGCAGAACAACCACCTCCAACGCAAGCGCCCCATCGTTTATAACCCCCACCCTAACCAGCAGATCGACGGCGGCGGCGCTTACGGCGGCGCCTCATGGATTCCGGGAGCCGCGAATCCGCAGCGGGCCTTTCTCGCCGCCGTTGGTGACGGCGACGAGATGTCGTATCCTAGTGCGTATCGCCATTGCTCCACTGCTCCCAACGGCAGCGTAGTGGTGAACAGCCAGCCGTTTTCTCCAGCCATCGATTTCCTCGACGTCACCGCCGCCGGGCCATGGCCAGCATTGCCGCCTCAGTTTGCATCGTTCCCATCCGTGGTTCCTCCGCAGTATTCCGGTGGATTCGCGAATCATTTCCGTCCTATGTACCACCCGGGCACCGGACAAAGGCTAGGCGGCGTCGGCGTCGGTtcttcggccaccaaggaagcgAGGAAAAAAAGGATGGCGCGACAGCGCCGTTTCTCCCACCGGAACCATCATAATAACCACCAGCAGCTCGTCGGCGGCGGAAACCAAGAAGACACCGGATCAACTCATTCTATAAATGGAAGGAACTGGACCTTTCACGAAACGCCGCCGCCGGCAGCTCAACTACAGCAGAAATCCTCTGATCAGCATGATCAGAAGCGTCGG GGATGGAAGGGCGAGAAGAACTTAAAATTCCTGTTGCAGAAGGTGTTGAAGCAGAGCGACGTGGGTAGTCTGGGTCGCATCGTGCTGCCGAAA AAAGAGGCAGAGACTCACCTGCCTGAGCTAGATGCAAGGGATGGAATCTCCATTCCAATGGAAGATATCGGCACATCGCAGGTCTGGAACATGCGATATAG ATTCTGGCCAAACAACAAGAGCAGAATGTATCTCTTGGAAAATACAG AGAATTCAGGAGATTTTGTGAGGTCGAACGGTTTGCAGGAAGGCGACTTCATCGTGATCTACTCGGATGTCAAGTGCGGCAAATAT ATGATTCGAGGAGTGAAGGTTCGACAGCCAGCGGAGCCGCGATCATTGAGCAGTAGAAACGCTGCGAAATTGCGACAAAGAAGGAATGGGTTGGAGAAGATGAGTGGAGAATGTAGCATCCATGAAGAGGCTGATGAGAATGATGAAGAAGATGCATGA
- the LOC122053044 gene encoding glyceraldehyde-3-phosphate dehydrogenase 2, cytosolic-like: MAAKIKIGINGFGRIGRLVARVALQSDDVELVAVNDPFITTDYMTYMFKYDTVHGSWKHHDIKVKDSKTLLFGEKEVTIFGIRNPEEIPWGETGADYVVESTGVFTDKDKAAAHLKGGAKKVIISAPSKDAPMFVVGVNENEYTPDIDIVSNASCTTNCLAPLAKVIHDNFGIVEGLMTTVHAITATQKTVDGPSSKDWRGGRAASFNIIPSSTGAAKAVGKVLPALNGKLTGMSFRVPTVDVSVVDLTVRLEKTATYDEIKATIKEESEGNLKGILGYVDEDLVSSDFVGDSRSSIFDAKAGIALNGNFVKLVSWYDNEWGYSSRVIDLIRHMNKSE, from the exons ATGG CTGCAAAGATTAAGATCGGGATCAACG GGTTCGGAAGGATCGGGAGGCTAGTTGCTAGAGTCGCTCTCCAGAGTGATGATGTTGAGCTAGTGGCTGTCAATGACCCCTTCATCACCACCGATTACATG ACGTACATGTTTAAATATGATACCGTTCATGGATCATGGAAGCATCACGATATCAAGGTCAAGGACTCCAAGACTCTTCTCTTCGGAGAGAAAGAGGTTACCATATTTGGTATTAG AAATCCTGAAGAGATTCCGTGGGGTGAGACAGGTGCCGATTATGTTGTTGAATCCACTGGTGTTTTCACGGACAAGGACAAGGCTGCTGCTCACCTTAAG GGTGGTGCTAAGAAGGTCATCATTTCTGCGCCCAGCAAGGATGCTCCTATGTTTGTTGTCGGAGTAAATGAAAACGAGTACACGCCTGATATTGATATTGTCTCCAATGCAAGCTGCACTACCAACTGTCTTGCTCCTTTGGCCAAG GTTATCCATGACAATTTTGGAATAGTAGAGGGTTTGATGACGACGGTTCATGCCATCACCG ccACTCAAAAGACGGTTGATGGACCCTCTAGCAAGGATTGGAGAGGTGGACGTGCTGCCAGCTTCAACATCATTCCAAGCAGTACTGGTGCTGCCAAG GCTGTTGGGAAAGTGCTTCCTGCTTTGAATGGAAAGTTAACTGGCATGTCATTCCGTGTTCCAACTGTTGATGTCTCAGTTGTGGATCTCACTGTCCGGCTAGAGAAAACAGCAACTTATGATGAGATCAAAGCTACTATTAA GGAGGAATCTGAAGGAAATCTCAAGGGCATCTTAGGATATGTGGATGAGGACTTGGTCTCGTCTGACTTCGTTGGTGACAGCAG GTCGAGCATTTTTGATGCCAAGGCAGGAATTGCTCTGAATGGAAATTTTGTCAAGCTTGTGTCCTGGTACGACAATGAGTGGGGCTACAG TTCACGTGTTATCGATTTGATTCGTCACATGAACAAGTCCGAGTAA
- the LOC122053045 gene encoding uncharacterized protein LOC122053045 — protein sequence MRRSRSKARKPRYVSLRRHLASPPPEPSDMTSAAAVAVGEEIIGRRRQFDLFPRHPEHLDRDPPVDCLLEDRGGAADPTLAGILGGGSSPSSGSPSPPSLDMQSMNWEDEGGGDGDGLARRALRGRERWAYWRASSSEEEVASTGVVACGVDLWRGTAATRSLALKLDYEEILAAWSDRGPLYTDGDGPQVVPDLHHQIYTFFDSADIPVLVEVSQGGVARPWKVPEAACDGNGCEEQVKEESGGGGSSSGSSTLISREASVRRYKEKRGNRLFAKKIRYEVRKTNAEKRPRIKGRFVKRKDGNVDHS from the exons ATGCGGCGCTCCCGATCGAAGGCGCGCAAGCCCAGGTACGTCAGTCTCCGCCGCCACCTCGCTTCTCCTCCGCCGGAGCCCTCCGACATGACCTCTGCCGCCGCGGTGGCAGTGGGTGAGGAAATAATCGGTCGTCGGCGCCAGTTTGACCTCTTCCCGCGCCACCCGGAGCACCTCGACCGCGATCCGCCCGTTGACTGCCTCCTCGAAGACCGTGGCGGGGCCGCAGATCCGACCCTTGCTGGGATCCTCGGCGGCGGCTCATCTCCTTCGTCGGGATCCCCTTCGCCACCGTCGCTTGATATGCAGTCGATGAACTGGGAGGACGAGGGAGGCGGGGATGGGGACGGGCTCGCGAGGCGAGCGCTCAGGGGTCGGGAGCGGTGGGCATACTGGCGCGCCTCCTCgtcggaggaggaggtggcgagcACCGGTGTCGTCGCATGCGGAGTGGATTTGTGGCGGGGCACCGCAGCGACGCGATCGCTGGCGCTAAAGCTCGATTACGAGGAGATCCTGGCGGCGTGGTCGGACCGGGGCCCGCTCTACACCGACGGGGACGGGCCCCAAGTTGTCCCCGATCTCCATCATCAGATCTATACATTCTTCGACTCCGCCGACATCCCC GTACTGGTGGAGGTGTCGCAAGGAGGTGTTGCGAGACCATGGAAGGTGCCGGAGGCGGCGTGTGACGGAAATGGCTGCGAAGAGCAGGTAAAGGAGgagagcggcggcggcggcagcagCAGCGGCAGCAGCACTTTGATAAGCAGGGAAGCGAGTGTGAGGAGATacaaggaaaagaggggcaaCCGGCTATTTGCCAAGAAAATCCGATACGAGGTCAGGAAGACGAACGCGGAGAAGCGCCCACGGATCAAG GGTCGGTTTGTAAAGAGAAAAGATGGCAATGTGGACCACTCTTGA